Within Scyliorhinus canicula chromosome 14, sScyCan1.1, whole genome shotgun sequence, the genomic segment aagtgggtcagtgcaggctcgatgggccgaatagcctcattttgcactgtgtgttctatgttctacgaagGAAGGGGAGAAGTATCTTCCTATCCATCCTATCTGTGTCcccccataattttgtacacctcaatcgggTCCTTCCTCagacttctctgctctaaggacattagtgaacgagatggATTTTCCACAACAATCGACGATAGTGTCCTGAAcaccatcactgagactaactttatattccagatttattaactgaatataAATCCCACCAgcggcagtggtgggatttgaagccaatATCCCTGAAGCATTCGTCTGGGCCTCGGGATTACCCAAGATGTTGCCACTACACCACTAAATCTAGTGTGTGAGTTTCCACTGAGGGTCGTGGTTGGGAGGGACAAAGATGCAAACACTTACAAtagattataagaacataagaactaggagcaggagtaggccatctggcccctcgagcctgctccgccattcaatgagatcatggctgatcttttgtggactcagctccattttccggaccgaacaccataacccttaatccctttattcttcaaaaaactatccatctttaccttaaaaacatttaatgaaggagcctcaactgcttcactgggcaaggaattccatagattcacaaccctttgggtgaagaagttcctcctaaactcagtcctaaatctacttccccttattgtgaggctatgtcccctagttctgctttcacccgccagtggaaacaacctgcccgcatctatcctatctattcccttcataattttaaatgtttctataagatcccccctcatccttctaaattccaacgagtacagtcccagtctactcaacctctcctcataatccaacccgttcagctctgggattaacctagtgaatctcctctgcacaccctccagtgccagtatgtcctttctcaagtaaggagaccaaaactgaacacaatactccaggtgtggcctcactaacaccttatacaattgcaacataacctccctagtcttaaactccatccctcgagcaatgaaggacaaaattccatttgccttcttaatcacctgttgcacctgtaaaccaaccttctgtcactcatgcacaagcacacccaagtctctctgcacagcggcatgctttaatattttatcgtttaaataataatcccgtttgctgttattcctaccaaaatggataacctcacatttgtcaacattgtattccatctgccagaccctagcccattcacttaacctatccaaatccctctgcagacttccagtatcctctgcacttttcgctttaccactcatcttagtgtcatctgcaaacttggacacattgcccttagtccccaactccaaatcatctatgtaaatggtgaacaattgtgggcccaacacggatccctgagggacaccactatctactgattgccaaccagagaaacacccattaatccccactctttgctttctattaattaaccaatctgaCCATTTATCATAATACTCTTTGGGGAGTCTTGCTACGACGTGTTACTCTAGGTTACAATACTGACTGTCCCTCAATGGCTGGATTGCCCTTTAGGACAGCCTCCAGTCATGAAAGGCGTGATTAATAATGCAATATCATTGACTTTTAACTGTCCTCAGATACGGCTTCACAATTTCCCagctcggcactccctcagtttcaAGAGCCCTGTTACAGTCAATTTTCGCTCTGGGGAGAGAGGCCAACCCTGGAAGCCAGTTGTAGGCACCCACAGAAATGGGAGAGTtttgaggagggctggttaaaCAGCGTATCCCTGTTCCCTGTGATTTTGTCTCCTTTGCATTAAAAGCGAGTAGGTCTtccagccctcacccctcacattCCCTCATTAATTCGCCACGTCTCTTCCATGGCCCCAAAGCCTCCTCCAAACCAACTCATGCCTCCATGACATCACTGAGCCAGTATCCACTATGGGCAGACTTCAGGAGCCATGTGAAGATGAAAAGAAATAAACTTATGACAATCTAATAAAAGATTGCCacctgtgattaaatgtattcctggagattttGTTGCATGATTTGTTCCCACACTCCAGCCATTTGTTGGCCAATGTATCCATCCATGTGGCGTGCTGCCTTCCTctgccaattggaaagcaaagagACTCATTATCCAATTGGAATATGCTTGACTGTCAACCAAACAGACCTTTTTTCCACTTCCAATATTTTTGTATCTCGGAAAGAGACATGGTGAtagaaaattacaaaaaaaacaaTCTTTCGTAATGTCGCCATGATTTTTTTCCAGAGTTTCACACAATAATGCCCTGGAGATTGAGCTTCAATGCCTGTAGATTCTTGGACTCTCAATAAACCTCGCACTCATACGCACTTGATACTCTTAAAAATGTCCATTCATGAAACCAATTCAAAGATTTTAaattccagggcagcacagtggcgcagtggtcagcacagctgcctcacggcgccgaggtcccaggttcgatcccggctctgggtcactgtccgtgtggagtttgcacattctccccgtgtttgcgtgggtttcgcccccacaacccaaagatgtgcagggtaggtggattggccacgctaaattgccccttaattggacaaaatgaattgggtacactaaatgtatatttaaaaagattttaaattCCAAGTTTTCAATCTGTTATGAAACCAAAGATCTATTCAGTAACCACATCCAAGCTAATTCCCTTGAATAGCTTGCTGGACCTGTCAATAAAGATGTGAACACCACTCCCCCACTGCGATAAGTGTTTTAGTACCTTTTgcaactcagccaagcattcataatggccCCCAGCTGCAATAAGAGCCTTTGGGAAATGTCAGCAAAGTCAACAGAAACTGTGGGACCCAACAGTAATTGTTTATTATATTCAAAGTGATACAGTATTGAATGTTATTGCTGTACACACATATGCACATATAAacatacacagacatacacacataaACTTTAGATGagtcagtggcatagtggtattgtcactggactagtaatccagagacacagggtaaagctctgaggacctgggtttgaatcccaccagggcagtggGTAGAATTTGAttttaatctggaattaaaagtctaatgacgaccatgaaaccattgtcaattgtcggaaAAAACCAtccggttccccttcaagtcactcaccgtctttacttggaaatatatcgccgtttctttACTGTCgcagggacaaaatcctggaactcccaccctaacagcacagtgggtgtacctacacctgaaggactgcagcggttcaagaaggcagctcaccaccaccttctgaagggcaaccagggatgggcaataaacgctggcctagccaacaacgcccacatcctgaaaattaattttaaaaggtcAGCCCTGCAACATCCTCAAACCTTTTGAGTAAAGACTTTGTTTCTCTTTGTTTTCCAGGATTACACTGCCAACGTTTACCGAAACCATGTGGGTGAACAGGCTCATGACCATTTGCCTCCTGCTTGTTGTTGTGGTGGCGGAGGAGAAGTTAAGTGAACATGCAGCCACCCTGGCAGAGAGCAGCGCCAAACTGGGCCTGAACCTCTACCTCACCATGGCCAAGGTCAAGGGCTCTGAGAACATCCTCATCTCCCCTGTGGTGGTGGCCTCTTCCCTCGGATTGGTGTCACTCGGTGCCAAGGGCCCGACCGCGAGTGAGGCCAAGGCGCTGCTGGATATGAGCAAGGTCCAAGACGACAAGCTCCACTCAGCACTTTCCCAGCTGCTGGGCGAAGTCAGCAATTCCACGGCTCGCAATGTGACCTGGAGACTGGGAAACCGGCTGTATGGGCCAGCCTCGGTCAACTTTGCCGAGGATTTTGTGAAGAAGAGCAAGAAGCACTACAACTATGAGCCTTCCAAGATCAACTTCAGGGACAAGAAAGGTGCGCTGAAGTCCATCAATGAGTGGGCAGCAGAAACCACTGAGGGCAAGCTTCCCGAGGTCACCAAAGAACTGTCGAAAACTGATGGAGCCATGATCATCAATGCAATGTTCTTCAAAAGTATGTAGCTAGCCACAGGGCTTACACGTGAGGCATTAGTTTCAATCCATTGCTCTTGTgcaagcaattaaattcactacATTTCCTTTTCTTTCACAGCTCACTGGGATGAAAGATTCCATCACAAGATGGTAGACCAGCGTAGTTTCATGGTGAGCCGCTCGGTAACAATTAGCATTGACATGATGCATCGGACAGGTACGTCTTCTCCAGCGCTGAGCCTGTAAGCTAAGTCATCACTCTAGTGCAGTACTGCAGGAGAGCTGCAACTATAGAGGTGCCATAACATATTAAAACCAAGGCCCTATCTGCCCAATCTGGTGGATGCAGATGATCCCAAGACACTATCGCAGAATCACAGgattattacagcacagaaggagggcattcagccgaCCGTGTCTGTAGTAGCTCTCCCAAGTGAGCATTATGGCTTAGCAAAGAGGAAAGGAGAgtcctgaccaatattcatcCGCCGATCATCACCCCAAAAacaaaattatctggtcattataacATCACTCTGTGtgggtgtaaattggctgctatgtttcctACAATTAAAATagtaactgcacttcaaaacTTCCATTGGGAACTCCTTAAGGAGATGGCAGTCACAACCGGGAGACAGTCGCTGATGGCTGTGATCCCTGGTGACCCACTGTCGGGAAGGGACAGAAGCGAATACCTCAGCTGGCTGAGAATGGGGCCGGGTGAAAACCGAGACCAGGGAACCGGGCACCTTCTCAGCACACAGTCTGCCTCTTCAGTAAGTGTGGCAGAGATTGTCGTGCCAGTGTGAGCCTCCTGATCAACACCAGGCAATGGTGTACACAgagttgacacccccccccaccaaagcgCATACCACCATCTTACGGGATAGAAGGCTGCCACAGAAGAGGAACATttgcattggctgtaaagtgtcttAAGGTGCCCTGCGGTTGTGAcagatgctgtataaatgcaagttctgcgacggcatggtggcacagtggttagccctgctaccttacggcgccgggttcgatcccggccccaggccactgtccgtgtggagtttgcacattctctccgtgtctgcgtgggtttcgcccccacaacccaaagttgttcCATCCAAACCCAAGATCTTTAATGCTTTCTTTTCTCTTCCACTTCAGGTCTTTATAACTTCTATAAGGATGAAAGCAACAAGCTGAACATCCTAGAGATGCCCCTAGCCCACCAGTTATCCAGTATGGTCTTCATTATGCCATACTATTTGCAGCCTCTGGACGAACTAGAGAAATTGCTGACCGAGGAACAGATTAGTACCTGGCTTGGCAAGCTTCAAAAACAGGCAGTGGCTATCTCCTTGCCAAAGGTCAAGCTGGGAGTTAGCCACGAGCTACAGGTAAGCGTAAAGAAAGAGTCCCGATCTGGTGGAACCCAGACCCCCACTGTCACCCGGCTCCCACTCTCGCTCTCTGGAGCCTGAAATTTACCTTGAAAACTTACCGTCCCCCTGTTTGCTGCTTTTCCAGTTCACAAAGGCTGGTTCCTTCATTCATTTGCTAGTGAGCCTATCATCAGCAAATGCAGCGAGAAACCAGCCTATGATTGAATGAACAGCGTTACAGCCTTCTTGCGACGTAAGTCAGTTGAATGGCCCAACAGGTTTGGCAGGGCAAGTACTGAGGGTTCGAAGGTCGCAGCCTCGCCTGCAGGCCATGAGTTGGGCAAGCCTGGTGGACAAGATTGGATTCAATTTGGTCAGTTGACACGAATTGTCATTAATGGCTGTTACTAAATGCTTTgcagcacagtgacccagggagcaTTTGTTAGTACAGGACCTGGGGCCCATCATTATTCTCAAGTTCATTCCTGCTGCTTTGTCCACGGTTGAGTACTGCAATCCCTTCTTGAAAGAGCAAATTATGGCAACAATATCGGTGCTTACTTTCCACCCTCCTCAGTGTGAAGCATTCTTATTTGTTGAGAAAACTAActgacctgcttcccatccaGATGCATCAGAACGTTACTGGggtaaaagggttaaattatggggataaggttggAACATCTAGGCTGGTATTCCTTTGTGTTTCGAAGATTAAGTAATTGAGGTGTTCAAGATGATTGAAAGAGTTGGTAGAGTGGATAGAAACTATTTACTCTGATGGAAGGCTCTGTTTGTTTCCTGATTGGCAGTAGGAGGCAGGATATGGATGTGACAGGCGACCAGTGGTGACAGAGTTTGGAGGTGGGCGGTTGGATGGGTGTTGAAACTTCCAGGATTGAATCCAACCAGAGTTGGCTACCCTCAGTCCATTGGCAGTCTTGTGGCTCAGCAGGTCACACCCCTGCCACTGAGCTTgaagttccaggttcaagtcccaccccaggactcgtTGGCCACAAAGGAGAGTTTCATGGTCTGGTCCAACAGATTAATGATGAGCCTACTAATCCTTCCAGCACTGCCCCACCATTCCCCATAGGGAACAAAGTATGTTTGAACCCAAAGACCGACCAGTCCAAGAGGCAGAGTTAATGATGTTGACTGTTTTGTCCTGGACTGTGTTCAgctctttgagtgttgttggcacTGTATCCATTCAGGAACATTCTTGACTGTAGCCGTtagtaatgcagagaagtgtgaggtggttcattttggcaggaggaGGATGGAGAGACTATAAAACAAAGGGAGAAACTCTAAAGgcggtgcaggaacagagaaaccTCAGTGTATAtaagtcattgaagatggcagggcaggttgacagAGCAATTGATAAAGCTTAAAGTATCTTGGGCGTTATTATAGGGTcattgaatacaagagtaaggaggtcatgttTGTTCTGACCCCTTTGGGGTCGAAGGTCTGTGCTTGATACGGTTCCCTCCCTTTACGCAGCTGAGTATGAACTCCGCCGGTAATTGGGGCCatgtttccccttaacaagggggaaCCACTCAccataaaaaccctgacctgggtgcaggtcagggagggtggccCTTTGAGAGAAGAGCTGTAGTTTTGTTATTTGTGtattcagagggcagcacggtggcctagtggttagcacaaccgcctcacggcgctgaggtcccaggttcgatcccggctctgggtcactgtccgtgtggagtttgcacattctccccgtgtctgcgtgggtttcgcccccacaacccaaaaatgtgcagagtaggtggattggcaacgctaaaatgccccttaattggaaaaaataattgggtaatctaaatttaaaaaaacaaaaacaaaaaaaaaaaaatttgtgtaTTCagtaataaaccttttgttaattTCTACCCTACTGTGAGTTCTTGTAGTCTCTCCTGACAGATTCTTGTTAGGCCTAATCTGGAGcactgcgtccagttctgggcgcCGTAATTGAGGaatgatgtgaaggcattggagagagtacagaggaggttcgcaaAAACGATCCTGGGGGTAAAGTACTGGAGCTATGAGGATAGATAGGAGATGTTGGGGCTTGGAGAAAGGAAGGCTGagtggagacttgatagaggaatgcgagatcctgaggggtatggacaagGCAATTAGTGAGAAACTGTTCATACTCAAGACAGCATCAAGGATTGgagggtctgtactcggagtttaaaAGGATTAGGGAGGATCTTACTCAAACTTACAAACttacactgcgaggcctggatagagtggacgtggagaggatgtttccaattgtaggagaaactagacacagaggacacaatctcagactaaagggacgatccttcaaaacagagatgaggaggaatttcttcagccagagggtggtgaatctgtggaactctttactgcagaaggctgtggaggccaaatcactgagtgtctttaagacagagatagttaggttcttgatcaataaggggatcaggggttatggggagaaggcaggagaatggggatgagaaaaacatcagccatgattgaatggcggagcagacttgatgggccgagtggcctagttctgctcccatgtcttatggcacagattcaaaatcatTACAGAATAAGTAAATGTGATAGGGGGAACAATGTTTTTCACGCAGTGGGTGGTTTGAGTCCACGTACTTCCTccgaggatggtggaggcagtttcaattgaggtattcaaaagggaactggattgttatctgaaaagagagaatgtgcaagttaatggggctcaggcaggggagtgggttcaGGTGGAATGCTCACTCACAcagagccagtacagacttgatgggccaaatggacaccTGCTGGACTGTTAAGATGCTCTGATAACCACAAGCTCATTCATtgtctgtgaagcactttggagaGATGGTACTAGGTGCTAGAGTATTCCTTCAGTGATTTATCAAAAGTTATTCATAGAAGCAAAATACcgcggatgctgaaaatctgaaataaaaacagaaaatgctggaaaacctcagcaggtctggcagcatttggagAGAAAGGGTTCACATTTTGACAGTTCTGAAGAAGTGTGAAACCGACTTGAAAAGTTAATTCAGTTTCTCTTGTCACAGATCCTGCCAAACATGCTggctttatccagcattttctgcttttatttcaatgatgattcattttggtctcTTGCTAAAATTCGCCAACGGTGGTTCCTCCTACCTAGAGAACAAGATTATGAGGACAGATCACCCCAAGATGCCTTGTATCCCCTCAAGTACAGACGATTAAGTGGTGAACTGATCAAGGTGCTCAAAATGCTAAAAGGATTCGCGAGGGTGGATACGCAGAAACTATTACTCTGATGGGGGAATTGAACGAGGGAGCGCATCATTGAAGTTAAGGCTCGGTCATTCAGAATGAGATCAGAGGTAATGTTTCACACAAAAGGAAGTGAGAATCTAGCAATACATCCCTCCGCATCCCCACTCCCCCTTAAAAGAGAGTGGTTGCTGAGGGTGGGTCAATGGATTTGagggatatcgagggatatggagtCTAGGTGCAGATCTAATTGAGTGACGGACCAGGCTCGAAGAATTGAGTGGTTGACGCATGTTCCTGCACTAGTcatgactggggctggtttagcacagggctaaagagctagcttttaaagcagaccaaggcaggccagcagcagggttgaattcccgtaccagcctccccgaacaggcgccggaatgtggcgactaggggcttttcacagtaacttcatttgaagcctacttgtgacaataagcgattttcatttcatgttgatgTTTAATTTCCACCTAGAAACACCTGGCCAGCATTGGTTTGGCAACAGCGGTTGACAAAAGTAAAGCCGACTTGTCCAAAATCTCCGGGAAGAAGGACCTGTACCTGGCCAATGTTCTCCATTCTGCCGCCCTGGAATTCAGCACTGACGGGAACCCATACGACGCCTTCATCTATGGGCGAGAGGAGCTGAAGAATCCCGAAGTCTTCTACGTCGATCACCCGTTTGTCTTCTTGGTCAAGGACAAAAAGACTAACTCAATCCTCTTCATCGGGCGGCTAGTGAAGCCGGAGGGCAGAAAACTGCATGACGAATTGTAGCCTCAGATTGCTTTCAGTCCTTACGACACAGATGGTGTGGTCAATGCTCCAAATGCAacgttttttaaattaatttttttttaaaaaacggcaACTATTCTATCTTCATTGTTTGACGTCCTGGTCTTTGGGTTAGAGTGTTAGTGGTTtgggaatgaccatctccaaccccAACTCAGTGGGATGTTGCTGGCCAGTTAACCAAACGTAACTGGGGCCTCCAGCTCCCCTTTGGATCCACAACATATTTCCACTGAGGCTGGATTGCTGCTTCCGCTCCAAAAACGACTGCCCATAAAATCATTCGCAATAATGGCATTGAATAGAATCCAGTCAAGCTAACAGctgagaagtaggccattcaggcaACTGATGTCTGCCAGTATTACTACTCCACacaaacctccccctccccccacccccatcctgtttAATATCGTCCTATCACCATATCCATTTCTTCCTCACGTGTATCTCGAGCTTGACTTCAATTGTTGcacccacattctcaccattcccTGGGAAC encodes:
- the serpinh1b gene encoding serpin H1b, encoding MWVNRLMTICLLLVVVVAEEKLSEHAATLAESSAKLGLNLYLTMAKVKGSENILISPVVVASSLGLVSLGAKGPTASEAKALLDMSKVQDDKLHSALSQLLGEVSNSTARNVTWRLGNRLYGPASVNFAEDFVKKSKKHYNYEPSKINFRDKKGALKSINEWAAETTEGKLPEVTKELSKTDGAMIINAMFFKTHWDERFHHKMVDQRSFMVSRSVTISIDMMHRTGLYNFYKDESNKLNILEMPLAHQLSSMVFIMPYYLQPLDELEKLLTEEQISTWLGKLQKQAVAISLPKVKLGVSHELQKHLASIGLATAVDKSKADLSKISGKKDLYLANVLHSAALEFSTDGNPYDAFIYGREELKNPEVFYVDHPFVFLVKDKKTNSILFIGRLVKPEGRKLHDEL